Below is a window of Candidatus Deferrimicrobiaceae bacterium DNA.
TGAGCATCTCCCCCCGGCCCAGCGTGAACGAGATCCCCTTGAGCACCTCGAGCATTCCCCCCTTCTTCCGGAATTCCTTCCGGAGGTTTTCGACGCGGAGGAAATCGACGCTATTCATACCGGATCGCCTCCGCCGGGTCGACGAGGGATGCCTGCCGCGCGGGGTACAGGGTCGCCAGGAAACAGATCACGATGGAGCTCACTCCGACCAGGATCAGGATCCCGGGGGAAAGGGCCACCGGAAGGGTGGAGATGTAATAGACGTCGCTCGGCAGATGGATGAACTCGTACCGGCGGAGGAGGAAGCAGAGGAGACCTCCGAACAATGTCCCCGCGGTGGTTCCCGCCACTCCGATCAGGAGCCCCTCGAGGGCGAAGATCTTCCGGATCATCCTCCGGCTGGCGCCGAGGGTCATCAGCACGGCGATGTCCTTGTTCTTGTCCATGACGACCATGATGAGCGTGCTGATGATGTTGAACGCGGCGACCATCACGATCAGGACGAGGATGACGAACATCACCACCTTCTCCAGCTTCAGCGCCGAGAACAGGTTCCGGTTGCTCTGCATCCAGTCCTTCGCCCAGTAAGGGTAGCCGAGCTCCTCCCGGATTCGGTTCGCGATCCGCCCCGCCTGGTAGATGTCGCCGACCTTCACCTCTACCCCCGTGGCCCGCCCCTCCATCCCCAGGAGCCTGCCCGCCTCTTCCAGGGACACGTAGGCGAACGAGGAGTCGTACTCGTACATCCCCGATTCGGCGAGCCCCACCACGCGGAACCTCGCCACACCCGGGAACGCCCCCATCGGAGTCACGTTCCCCCCGGGGGCCAGGACCTCCACGAGGTCTCCCACGGACACCCCCAAATTGCCGGCAAGCTCCTTCCCGAGGATCACCCCCGGAATCCCTTTCTCCGTCCTCTTCTCGAGATCCTCGATCCTCCCCTTGCGGACGTCCCGGGATATCCGCGTCACCTTCCCGATGGTGGCGACGTCCACGCCGCGCAGGACCCCCCCCGTCGATCCGGTACCGGAGGAGATCATCACCGGGGAGAAGAGGTACGGGCTCGTCGCTTCCACGCCCTCCACCGACCCGACCCGCCGGGCAAGGGCGAACGGGTCCGCGATGCTCCCCTCGAGACTGGTGACGTGAACGTGGGCCGTGGCTCCGAGAATGCGGTCTTTCAGCTCCTTCTCGAACCCGCTCATCACGGCCAGGACGATGATGAGGGCCATCACCCCGACCGTCACCCCCAGAATCGAGATCACGGTGATGATGGAGATGAACGTCTGCTTCCGCTTGGCCCGGAGGTATTTCAGGCCGATGAAATATTCCACCGGGAGCTCCACCCTGCGCTACCCCTCCTTCCGGAGCTGCGGGAAGAGGATGACGTCCCGGATGGAGGGGGAGTCGGTGAACAGCATCACCAGACGATCGACCCCGATCCCTTCGCCCGCCGCCGGCGGCATCCCGTATTCGAGCGCACGGAGGTAATCCTCGTCCATCGCATGCGCCGACTCGTCCCCCTTTTCCCGCGCGCGCTGCTGCTG
It encodes the following:
- a CDS encoding lipoprotein-releasing ABC transporter permease subunit gives rise to the protein MELPVEYFIGLKYLRAKRKQTFISIITVISILGVTVGVMALIIVLAVMSGFEKELKDRILGATAHVHVTSLEGSIADPFALARRVGSVEGVEATSPYLFSPVMISSGTGSTGGVLRGVDVATIGKVTRISRDVRKGRIEDLEKRTEKGIPGVILGKELAGNLGVSVGDLVEVLAPGGNVTPMGAFPGVARFRVVGLAESGMYEYDSSFAYVSLEEAGRLLGMEGRATGVEVKVGDIYQAGRIANRIREELGYPYWAKDWMQSNRNLFSALKLEKVVMFVILVLIVMVAAFNIISTLIMVVMDKNKDIAVLMTLGASRRMIRKIFALEGLLIGVAGTTAGTLFGGLLCFLLRRYEFIHLPSDVYYISTLPVALSPGILILVGVSSIVICFLATLYPARQASLVDPAEAIRYE